A single region of the Musa acuminata AAA Group cultivar baxijiao chromosome BXJ1-11, Cavendish_Baxijiao_AAA, whole genome shotgun sequence genome encodes:
- the LOC103970550 gene encoding dual specificity protein kinase YAK1 homolog isoform X4: MAEVDASKVVVVVEDGSRDEPPPSSSSWNPLPKAFRPYVSPSQSSTASSTQSSSGSGSSSSTTLRVIVKRPLVTRLTKGLVETYQICNPTFKYSEAVNPKRFLTNPSIGVLNDGYDNANSDLILHVNFELVNLERKRRYTVKDMLGQGTFGQVAKCWDWETNNYVAVKIIKNQPAYYRQAVVEVSILHMLNQKFDPDDKHHIVRILDYFVFQRHLCISFEMLGSNLYELIKMNHFKGLSLNIVQMFSKQILRALVVMKDAGIIHCDMKPENILISTSVKPTEIKVIDFGSACMEGRTVYSYIQSRYYRSPEVLLGYPYTSSIDMWSFGCIVAELFLGLPLFPGASEYDLLKRMIQILGGQPPDNLLRDAKNTSKFFKHVGSIYRLEHEETSEEVTSAYRVLTEEEFEARESKRPSIGKNYFNHVKLEDIIANYPYRKNLPEEEIIRESLTRLALVDFLRGLVEFDPGKRWSPLQASGHPFVTGEPFRCPYKPPPESPRIPVIHTVTVDHNPGGGHWLAAGLSPQVSSVNKYLPLNSPHFHKVPMSYGSSYGSLGSHGSYNDNTGLGSSYGSYGDINSVHAYNSPVGPCGFNMHVQVGGPFLGSSPDARHRSQLSHGTGFGVSPYGGLGPMSLGASPSQFTPPNSQMQISSASPGKYGPTSPVRGSVRGISLGKAAAVGQYNKRTWGYPTICMQPYGSADHGPGFCGDGMSCSQPDAQFRGHGGSPHSAISSSSHSNWWQQMGGGNGLSSSLNSATQKSYPAPQAQNSFVVSSHSLEVPCDKPEGSSSLPDPADWDPNYSDESLLQEDNAEVSSLNSEFANCVRLTDPSDEAVLTSGIGRYAHNQAYPSTKFLSSNQRWSSSDIFIC; the protein is encoded by the exons ATGGCGGAGGTTGATGCCagcaaggtggtggtggtggtggaggatggATCTCGTGATGAGCCGCCCCCCTCCAGCTCATCGTGGAATCCGCTTCCGAAAGCATTCCGCCCGTATGTCTCTCCTTCCCAGTCTTCTACGGCGAGCTCAACGCAAtccagcagcggcagcggcagcagcagcagcaccacaCTTCGGGTGATCGTCAAGAGACCT CTGGTGACAAGACTGACCAAGGGCCTAGTTGAAACTTATCAAATCTGTAATCCCACATTTAAATATTCAGAGGCAGTGAATCCAAAGCGCTTCCTAACAAATCCTTCAATCGGAGTGCTGAATGATGGCTACGATAATGCAAATTCAGATCTTATCTTACATGTGAACTTTGAGTTGGTCAATTTAGAGAGAAAACGAAG GTATACTGTCAAGGATATGCTTGGCCAAGGGACCTTTGGACAGGTTGCCAAATGCTGGGATTGGGAGACCAACAATTATGTTGCTGTGAAGATAATAAAAAACCAGCCTGCTTATTATCGGCAGGCAGTGGTTGAGGTCTCTATTCTGCACATG TTGAATCAGAAGTTTGATCCTGATGATAAACATCACATTGTCCGCATCCTTGATTATTTTGTATTTCAGCGACACCTGTGCATATCCTTTGAAATGCTTGGCTCAAACCT GTATGAGCTAATTAAAATGAACCACTTCAAAGGTTTATCATTAAACATTGTGCAGATGTTCTCAAAACAG ATTTTGCGCGCATTGGTTGTCATGAAAGATGCTGGCATAATACACTGTGACATGAAGCCAGAAAACATACTTATATCTACAAG TGTGAAGCCAACAGAAATAAAGGTTATTGATTTTGGATCAGCCTGTATGGAGGGTCGGACAGTGTACTCATATATTCAG AGTCGTTACTACAGGTCTCCGGAAGTTCTTCTGGGTTATCC ATATACAAGCTCGATTGATATGTGGTCGTTCGGATGTATTGTTGCTGAACTGTTTCTAGGATTGCCTTTATTTCCTGGAGCTTCCGAATATGATCTACTGAAGCGGATGATACAGATACTGGG TGGGCAACCACCTGATAATTTGCTTAGGGATGCAAAAAATACCAGCAAGTTTTTTAAGCATGTTGGAAGTATTTATCGTTTGGAGCATGAAGAGACATCCGAGGAAGTTACTAGTGCTTACCGAGTTTTAACTGAGGAGGAATTTGAAGCA AGAGAATCAAAAAGGCCATCAATAGGAAAAAACTACTTTAATCATGTAAAGCTGGAAGATATCATCGCCAACTACCCTTACAGAAAAAACTTGCCAGAGGAAGAAATCATAAgag AAAGTTTAACTCGCTTGGCGTTGGTTGATTTTTTGAGGGGCCTTGTTGAATTTGATCCGGGAAAACGGTGGTCTCCCTTACAG GCTTCAGGTCACCCATTTGTCACTGGAGAACCATTCAGATGTCCTTATAAGCCTCCCCCTGAGTCTCCAAGAATT CCTGTCATTCATACTGTAACAGTAGACCACAATCCAGGAGGTGGTCATTGGCTGGCTGCTGGTCTTTCACCCCAG GTTTCGAGCGTTAACAAGTATTtaccactcaatagccctcacttTCACAAGGTACCCATGTCTTATGGCAGTAGCTATGGCAGCTTGGGGAGCCATGGTAGCTATAATGATAATACAGGTCTTGGGAGCAGTTATGGAAGCTATGGTGACATTAACAGTGTGCATGCCTATAATTCACCGGTAGGTCCATGTGGATTCAATATGCATGTGCAAGTTGGCGGACCATTCCTTGGATCTAGTCCAGATGCTAGACATAGATCTCAGCTGTCTCATGGAACTGGGTTTGGTGTTAGTCCTTACGGAGGTCTGGGACCAATGTCTCTCGGAGCCAGTCCCTCACAATTCACTCCTCCAAACTCACAGATGCAGATTTCATCTGCTTCTCCTGGAAAGTATGGTCCAACTTCTCCTGTGAGAGGCAGTGTTCGTGGTATCTCTTTGGGTAAAGCAGCTGCGGTTGGCCAGTACAATAAAAGAACTTGGGGCTACCCAACAATCTGCATGCAGCCTTATGGAAGTGCCGATCATGGACCAGGATTTTGTGGTGATGGCATGAGTTGTAGCCAACCTGATGCTCAGTTCCGAGGACACGGTGGTTCTCCTCATTCTGCAATTTCATCTTCCAGTCATTCTAACTGGTGGCAACAGATGGGTGGAGGGAATGGCTTGTCTTCGAGCCTCAATTCAGCCACTCAGAAGAGTTATCCAGCCCCTCAAGCTCAAAATTCCTTTGTGGTCTCTTCACACAGCTTGGAAGTTCCATGTGATAAACCAGAAGGCAGTTCATCGCTGCCTGATCCTGCAGATTGGGATCCCAATTATAG tGATGAATCCCTTTTGCAAGAGGATAATGCAGAAGTCAGCTCCCTGAATTCAGAATTTGCAAATTGTGTACGTCTTACTGACCCATCAGATGAGGCCGTACTAACTAGTGGAATTGGCAGATATGCCCATAACCAAGCTTATCCAAGCACAAAATTCTTATCATCAAATCAAAG
- the LOC135582101 gene encoding rop guanine nucleotide exchange factor 14-like isoform X2, whose protein sequence is MKRLACCRRRTKDFSLDFEEKENRVMTYNGLESCILNSCTYDDESAGDGTSGTNGSVVIDSPDEDASSCFSSKDALGSSFSSQCLPSSKQEHLLDELDNLNTLHHFCTKGKAPAAYSMEVSDVEVMKEKFAKLLLGEDVSGGAKGISTALGLSHAITNLAASIFGELWKLEPLSEGKKSRWRREMDWLLSPTNYMVELVPAKQNGTDGGMLEIMTPKARADVHVTLPALRKLDSMLIEVLDSMVDMEFWYAEVGGRDDGSSLHNGTKSKKWWLPAPRVPESGLSPSQRRKLGFQAKFVHQILKAAKSINEQVLVQMPIPSAIKDALPKSGKASLGVDIYHAIAAESIPVEEVLLSLNMETEHSVLDMVNQLEGAVFAWKQRITEETMKKSPIRYPWSFVKENGSELEKRVVNLERAEALLHLLRIRFPNLPQSFIDVAKVQHNKDVGHAITEAYSRVLGGLAFSILSRIGDIFQEDDLKNPTTPIANLKFDFSSNVYLAGIAETPPGHIKRSLIDQMNTVDGRFSSFYIGKASEEHFLDGKAKRITVVPTSPLRSRTWCYGREVCATP, encoded by the exons ATGAAGAGATTAGCTTGCTGTCGCCGCCGTACCAAAGACTTCAGCCTTGATTTTGAGGAGAAGGAAAACA GAGTGATGACATATAATGGCCTTGAGAGCTGCATCCTCAACAGCTGCACCTACGACGATGAGAGTGCTGGCGATGGAACGAGTGGAACTAATGGATCTGTAGTCATTGACTCCCCTGATGAGGATGCTTCAAGTTGCTTCTCCAGCAAGGATGCCCTCGGCTCTTCCTTCTCTTCACAGTGCTTGCCCTCGAGCAAGCAGGAGCACTTGCTAGATGAGTTGGATAATCTTAACACCCTGCATCATTTCTGCACTAAAGGAAAGGCACCTGCCGCATACTCAATGGAAGTCTCAGATGTTGAGGTAATGAAGGAAAAGTTTGCAAAGCTGTTGCTTGGTGAGGATGTTTCAGGGGGGGCCAAAGGGATCAGTACTGCTCTTGGGTTATCTCATGCCATTACCAATCTTGCAG CATCAATATTTGGGGAACTTTGGAAATTGGAACCCTTATCTGAAGGAAAAAAGAGCAGATGGCGCAGAGAAATGGACTGGTTGCTTTCCCCTACCAACTACATGGTTGAGCTGGTTCCTGCAAAGCAGAATGGCACTGATGGTGGGATGCTAGAG ATAATGACCCCAAAAGCTCGTGCAGATGTTCATGTGACACTTCCTGCCCTTCGAAAACTAGACTCGATGCTCATT GAAGTGTTAGATTCAATGGTGGACATGGAGTTTTGGTACGCGGAAGTAGGTGGCAGAGATGATGGATCCAGCCTGCACAATGGTACAAAGAGCAAGAAATGGTGGCTTCCTGCTCCTCGGGTTCCAGAGTCTGGACTCTCCCCTTCCCAAAGAAGAAAGCTTGGTTTCCAGGCTAAATTTGTCCATCAAATCCTGAAAGCTGCCAAATCCATAAATGAACAGGTCTTGGTCCAAATGCCTATTCCCTCTGCCATCAAGGATGCTCTTCCAAAG tcAGGAAAGGCTAGCTTGGGTGTAGATATCTACCATGCTATTGCTGCAGAATCAATTCCAGTTGAGGAAGTCTTGCTTTCTCTAAACATGGAAACTGAACACAGTGTTCTTGATATGGTAAACCAGTTGGAAGGTGCAGTTTTTGCCTGGAAGCAGAGGATTACTGAAGAAACAATGAAAAAGTCACCAATAAGATACCCATGGTCTTTTGTCAAAGAAAATGGATCAGAGCTTGAGAAGAGGGTAGTCAATTTGGAGAGGGCCGAAGCACTTCTGCATCTTTTAAGAATCAGATTCCCTAACCTCCCCCAATCGTTTATTGATGTCGCCAAGGTCCAGCACAACAAG GATGTTGGACATGCCATTACCGAAGCCTATTCAAGGGTTCTTGGAGGTTTGGCATTCAGTATCTTGTCAAGGATAGGAGATATCTTTCAAGAGGATGACTTGAAGAATCCCACCACTCCAATTGCCAACCTCAAATTTGATTTCTCATCTAATGTATATCTGGCTGGAATCGCAGAAACACCCCCTGGTCATATAAAGCGGTCTCTAATTGACCAGATGAACACTGTGGATGGCCGTTTTAGCAGCTTCTACATTGGTAAGGCCTCAGAGGAGCACTTTCTCGATGGCAAGGCCAAAAGAATCACAGTGGTCCCAACCAGCCCATTGAGAAGCCGAACTTGGTGCTACGGAAGGGAAGTCTGTGCAACTCCTTGA
- the LOC135582101 gene encoding rop guanine nucleotide exchange factor 14-like isoform X1, translating into MALYPPDVTNLVVHLKICLLDFASSKQKCENVLPELLGVMTYNGLESCILNSCTYDDESAGDGTSGTNGSVVIDSPDEDASSCFSSKDALGSSFSSQCLPSSKQEHLLDELDNLNTLHHFCTKGKAPAAYSMEVSDVEVMKEKFAKLLLGEDVSGGAKGISTALGLSHAITNLAASIFGELWKLEPLSEGKKSRWRREMDWLLSPTNYMVELVPAKQNGTDGGMLEIMTPKARADVHVTLPALRKLDSMLIEVLDSMVDMEFWYAEVGGRDDGSSLHNGTKSKKWWLPAPRVPESGLSPSQRRKLGFQAKFVHQILKAAKSINEQVLVQMPIPSAIKDALPKSGKASLGVDIYHAIAAESIPVEEVLLSLNMETEHSVLDMVNQLEGAVFAWKQRITEETMKKSPIRYPWSFVKENGSELEKRVVNLERAEALLHLLRIRFPNLPQSFIDVAKVQHNKDVGHAITEAYSRVLGGLAFSILSRIGDIFQEDDLKNPTTPIANLKFDFSSNVYLAGIAETPPGHIKRSLIDQMNTVDGRFSSFYIGKASEEHFLDGKAKRITVVPTSPLRSRTWCYGREVCATP; encoded by the exons ATGGCTCTTTATCCTCCTGATGTCACGAATCTGGTAGTGCATCTGAAGATTTGCTTACTAGATTTTGCATCTAGTAAGCAAAAGTGTGAAAACGTGTTACCTGAATTGTTAG GAGTGATGACATATAATGGCCTTGAGAGCTGCATCCTCAACAGCTGCACCTACGACGATGAGAGTGCTGGCGATGGAACGAGTGGAACTAATGGATCTGTAGTCATTGACTCCCCTGATGAGGATGCTTCAAGTTGCTTCTCCAGCAAGGATGCCCTCGGCTCTTCCTTCTCTTCACAGTGCTTGCCCTCGAGCAAGCAGGAGCACTTGCTAGATGAGTTGGATAATCTTAACACCCTGCATCATTTCTGCACTAAAGGAAAGGCACCTGCCGCATACTCAATGGAAGTCTCAGATGTTGAGGTAATGAAGGAAAAGTTTGCAAAGCTGTTGCTTGGTGAGGATGTTTCAGGGGGGGCCAAAGGGATCAGTACTGCTCTTGGGTTATCTCATGCCATTACCAATCTTGCAG CATCAATATTTGGGGAACTTTGGAAATTGGAACCCTTATCTGAAGGAAAAAAGAGCAGATGGCGCAGAGAAATGGACTGGTTGCTTTCCCCTACCAACTACATGGTTGAGCTGGTTCCTGCAAAGCAGAATGGCACTGATGGTGGGATGCTAGAG ATAATGACCCCAAAAGCTCGTGCAGATGTTCATGTGACACTTCCTGCCCTTCGAAAACTAGACTCGATGCTCATT GAAGTGTTAGATTCAATGGTGGACATGGAGTTTTGGTACGCGGAAGTAGGTGGCAGAGATGATGGATCCAGCCTGCACAATGGTACAAAGAGCAAGAAATGGTGGCTTCCTGCTCCTCGGGTTCCAGAGTCTGGACTCTCCCCTTCCCAAAGAAGAAAGCTTGGTTTCCAGGCTAAATTTGTCCATCAAATCCTGAAAGCTGCCAAATCCATAAATGAACAGGTCTTGGTCCAAATGCCTATTCCCTCTGCCATCAAGGATGCTCTTCCAAAG tcAGGAAAGGCTAGCTTGGGTGTAGATATCTACCATGCTATTGCTGCAGAATCAATTCCAGTTGAGGAAGTCTTGCTTTCTCTAAACATGGAAACTGAACACAGTGTTCTTGATATGGTAAACCAGTTGGAAGGTGCAGTTTTTGCCTGGAAGCAGAGGATTACTGAAGAAACAATGAAAAAGTCACCAATAAGATACCCATGGTCTTTTGTCAAAGAAAATGGATCAGAGCTTGAGAAGAGGGTAGTCAATTTGGAGAGGGCCGAAGCACTTCTGCATCTTTTAAGAATCAGATTCCCTAACCTCCCCCAATCGTTTATTGATGTCGCCAAGGTCCAGCACAACAAG GATGTTGGACATGCCATTACCGAAGCCTATTCAAGGGTTCTTGGAGGTTTGGCATTCAGTATCTTGTCAAGGATAGGAGATATCTTTCAAGAGGATGACTTGAAGAATCCCACCACTCCAATTGCCAACCTCAAATTTGATTTCTCATCTAATGTATATCTGGCTGGAATCGCAGAAACACCCCCTGGTCATATAAAGCGGTCTCTAATTGACCAGATGAACACTGTGGATGGCCGTTTTAGCAGCTTCTACATTGGTAAGGCCTCAGAGGAGCACTTTCTCGATGGCAAGGCCAAAAGAATCACAGTGGTCCCAACCAGCCCATTGAGAAGCCGAACTTGGTGCTACGGAAGGGAAGTCTGTGCAACTCCTTGA